Proteins encoded in a region of the Tripterygium wilfordii isolate XIE 37 chromosome 21, ASM1340144v1, whole genome shotgun sequence genome:
- the LOC119989653 gene encoding pentatricopeptide repeat-containing protein At1g76280 isoform X4, which translates to MHRPVWKLRSITDSFAKSKSKSQHVWGLGNVADKVGVSRFVSTSTGVCYFRGYRGDLTKTAQMQIVSALRLGERSRASSLLLDLGHGNHALRADDFVDILSYCASSPDPLFVMETWQIMKEKNISLNSLCYMHMMEALCKGGYLDEAFNLINILGESHSICGILPVYNSFLRACAKMRSIIHANQCLHVMEQRMVGKNESTYPELVELAVWQQDLSTVHEIWRDYIKHYSPGILCLQKFIWSFSRLRDLKSAYETLQHMVVLAIRGNHFVERTVEGRFYSSRLDIPIPSSGELSSEKFNLENTELEDYASEVNHCSSLKSAVETVGMGVLSNHMSWPAKSLVRRSFNDVIHACAKTKECGLAEQLMLQMQSLGLQPSINTYDGFVKTVVSEKGTRDGMKLLKLMQQRNLKPYDSTFATLAIGFSRDLELDLAEALLDQISRNRHLHPYNAFLAACDMTDQPERAVPILAKMKRLKVRPDIRTYELLFSLFGNVNAPYEEGNILSQVDSSKRINAIEMHMAKNGIQHSQLSMKNLLKALGTEGMIRELIQYLRVAENLFRHNGTCLGTPIYNVVLHSLVKAEESHRAIEIFKNMKLCGFQPNAATYSIMIECCSVIRCFKSACALVSLMLRDGYYPETLVYTSLIKILLKDGDFDGALNLLDQANLEDIQLDILLYNTILYKAHEEEKIQPDPSTCHYVFSAYVDAGFHGTAMEALQVLSMRMISEDDHQDMRTKFEEEFILDEGLEAESRIIQLFKDSDEYLAVALLNLRWCAILGFPIHWSPNQSLWVRKLATSYDARTSYAN; encoded by the exons ATGCATAGACCTGT GTGGAAGTTACGGTCAATTACGGATTCATTTGCTAAATCAAAATCGAAGTCACAGCATGTATGG GGACTAGGAAATGTCGCAGATAAAGTGGGCGTGTCTCGATTTGTTTCAACCTCAACTGGTG TTTGTTATTTTAGAGGGTATCGAGGAGATCTGACAAAGACTGCGCAGATGCAGATTGTTAGTGCACTTCGCTTAGGTGAGAGAAGTAGAGCATCCAGCTTGCTTTTAGATCTTGGCCATGGTAACCATGCACTAAGAGCtgatgattttgttgatataCTTAGCTACTGTGCGAGCTCACCTGATCCTTTG TTTGTCATGGAGACTTGGCAAATAATGAAGGAGAAAAATATCAGCCTGAATAGCTTATGCTACATGCATATGATGGAGGCTTTATGTAAAGGGGGTTACTTGGATGAG GCATTTAATTTGATCAACATTCTCGGAGAAAGTCACAGCATCTGTGGTATTCTGCCTGTGTATAATAGTTTCTTACGAGCTTGTGCGAAAATGCGAAGTATTATTCATGCCAACCAATGTCTACATGTGATGGAGCAGCGAATGGTGGGGAAGAATGAAAGTACTTATCCAGAGCTTGTCGAG ctTGCAGTTTGGCAGCAAGACTTGTCTACTGTCCATGAAATTTGGAGGGACTATATCAAGCATTACAGTCCGGGAATTTTGTGTCTTCAAAAGTTTATTTGGTCCTTCTCAAGGTTGAGAGATTTAAAATCtgcatatgaaacattgcaacATATGGTTGTATTGGCCATTAGGGGGAACCATTTTGTGGAAAGGACTGTTGAAGGAAGGTTTTATTCTTCAAGATTGGATATTCCAATACCTTCAAGTGGTGAATTAAGCTCAGAGAAATTCAACTTGGAGAACACTGAGTTGGAGGATTATGCTAGCGAGGTAAATCACTGCTCCTCCTTAAAAAGTGCAGTTGAGACTGTTGGCATGGGTGTGCTGAGCAATCATATGAGCTGGCCCGCCAAAAGCCTTGTGAGACGGTCTTTCAATGATGTGATACATGCATgtgcaaaaacaaaagaatgtgGACTGGCAGAGCAGTTAATGCTGCAG ATGCAAAGTCTTGGGTTGCAACCATCAATCAATACATATGATGGATTTGTTAAAACTGTTGTTAGTGAGAAAGGAACCCGTGATGGCATGAAACTG TTGAAACTTATGCAACAAAGGAACTTGAAGCCATATGATTCAACTTTTGCAACACTTGCAATTGGATTCAGCAGAGATTTAGAACTGGATTTAGCTGAGGCTTTACTGGATCAAATATCTAGAAATCGACATCTACATCCTTACAATGCTTTTCTTGCAGCCTGTGACATGACA GATCAACCTGAACGTGCAGTTCCTATACTAGCGAAAATGAAACGCCTAAAAGTCCGGCCAGATATCAGGACTTATGAACttcttttttcattgtttggtAATGTGAATGCTCCATATGAAGAGGGCAATATACTGTCTCAGGTGGATTCTTCTAAAAGGATAAATGCTATAGAAATGCATATGGCCAAAAATGGTATTCAACACAGTCAATTGTCAATGAAGAACTTG CTGAAAGCACTTGGAACAGAAGGGATGATAAGAGAGCTGATCCAGTATCTACGTGTAGCAGAGAACCTCTTTCGTCATAATGGCACTTGTTTGGGGACACCTATTTATAACGTAGTGTTGCATTCACTTGTTAAAGCTGAGGAA AGTCACAGGGCAATAGAAAtattcaaaaacatgaaattgtGTGGATTCCAGCCTAATGCTGCAACTTATAGTATAATGATCGAATGCTGTAGTGTTATAAGGTGTTTTAAATCTGCTTGTGCACTAGTTTCCTTGATGTTGCGTGATGGATATTATCCAGAGACTTTGGTGTACACTTCTCTCATAAAG ATACTGTTGAAAGATGGAGATTTTGATGGAGCTTTGAATCTCTTAGATCAAGCCAATTTAGAAGATATTCAACTCGACATACTTTTATACAATACCATTCTTTATAAAGCTCATGAAGAG GAGAAGATCCAGCCTGATCCATCAACATGCCATTATGTGTTCTCTGCATATGTGGACGCCGGATTTCATGGCACAGCAATGGAAGCTTTGCAGGTTCTGAGCATGCGGATGATATCTGAAGACGATCATCAAGATATGCGGACAAAATTTGAGGAGGAATTCATTCTTGACGAAGGCTTGGAAGCTGAGTCGCGGATAATCCAGTTATTCAAAGATTCAGATGAGTATCTGGCTGTTGCCCTGTTAAATCTTAGATGGTGTGCTATTTTAGGTTTCCCAATTCATTGGTCACCTAATCAAAGTTTATGGGTCAGAAAACTCGCAACTAGTTATGATGCGAGAACCAGCTACGCCAACTAG
- the LOC119989653 gene encoding pentatricopeptide repeat-containing protein At1g76280 isoform X1, protein MHRPVWKLRSITDSFAKSKSKSQHVWGLGNVADKVGVSRFVSTSTGVCYFRGYRGDLTKTAQMQIVSALRLGERSRASSLLLDLGHGNHALRADDFVDILSYCASSPDPLFVMETWQIMKEKNISLNSLCYMHMMEALCKGGYLDEAFNLINILGESHSICGILPVYNSFLRACAKMRSIIHANQCLHVMEQRMVGKNESTYPELVELAVWQQDLSTVHEIWRDYIKHYSPGILCLQKFIWSFSRLRDLKSAYETLQHMVVLAIRGNHFVERTVEGRFYSSRLDIPIPSSGELSSEKFNLENTELEDYASEVNHCSSLKSAVETVGMGVLSNHMSWPAKSLVRRSFNDVIHACAKTKECGLAEQLMLQMQSLGLQPSINTYDGFVKTVVSEKGTRDGMKLLKLMQQRNLKPYDSTFATLAIGFSRDLELDLAEALLDQISRNRHLHPYNAFLAACDMTDQPERAVPILAKMKRLKVRPDIRTYELLFSLFGNVNAPYEEGNILSQVDSSKRINAIEMHMAKNGIQHSQLSMKNLLKALGTEGMIRELIQYLRVAENLFRHNGTCLGTPIYNVVLHSLVKAEESHRAIEIFKNMKLCGFQPNAATYSIMIECCSVIRCFKSACALVSLMLRDGYYPETLVYTSLIKILLKDGDFDGALNLLDQANLEDIQLDILLYNTILYKAHEEATMHGFGMIIISILAQEKIQPDPSTCHYVFSAYVDAGFHGTAMEALQVLSMRMISEDDHQDMRTKFEEEFILDEGLEAESRIIQLFKDSDEYLAVALLNLRWCAILGFPIHWSPNQSLWVRKLATSYDARTSYAN, encoded by the exons ATGCATAGACCTGT GTGGAAGTTACGGTCAATTACGGATTCATTTGCTAAATCAAAATCGAAGTCACAGCATGTATGG GGACTAGGAAATGTCGCAGATAAAGTGGGCGTGTCTCGATTTGTTTCAACCTCAACTGGTG TTTGTTATTTTAGAGGGTATCGAGGAGATCTGACAAAGACTGCGCAGATGCAGATTGTTAGTGCACTTCGCTTAGGTGAGAGAAGTAGAGCATCCAGCTTGCTTTTAGATCTTGGCCATGGTAACCATGCACTAAGAGCtgatgattttgttgatataCTTAGCTACTGTGCGAGCTCACCTGATCCTTTG TTTGTCATGGAGACTTGGCAAATAATGAAGGAGAAAAATATCAGCCTGAATAGCTTATGCTACATGCATATGATGGAGGCTTTATGTAAAGGGGGTTACTTGGATGAG GCATTTAATTTGATCAACATTCTCGGAGAAAGTCACAGCATCTGTGGTATTCTGCCTGTGTATAATAGTTTCTTACGAGCTTGTGCGAAAATGCGAAGTATTATTCATGCCAACCAATGTCTACATGTGATGGAGCAGCGAATGGTGGGGAAGAATGAAAGTACTTATCCAGAGCTTGTCGAG ctTGCAGTTTGGCAGCAAGACTTGTCTACTGTCCATGAAATTTGGAGGGACTATATCAAGCATTACAGTCCGGGAATTTTGTGTCTTCAAAAGTTTATTTGGTCCTTCTCAAGGTTGAGAGATTTAAAATCtgcatatgaaacattgcaacATATGGTTGTATTGGCCATTAGGGGGAACCATTTTGTGGAAAGGACTGTTGAAGGAAGGTTTTATTCTTCAAGATTGGATATTCCAATACCTTCAAGTGGTGAATTAAGCTCAGAGAAATTCAACTTGGAGAACACTGAGTTGGAGGATTATGCTAGCGAGGTAAATCACTGCTCCTCCTTAAAAAGTGCAGTTGAGACTGTTGGCATGGGTGTGCTGAGCAATCATATGAGCTGGCCCGCCAAAAGCCTTGTGAGACGGTCTTTCAATGATGTGATACATGCATgtgcaaaaacaaaagaatgtgGACTGGCAGAGCAGTTAATGCTGCAG ATGCAAAGTCTTGGGTTGCAACCATCAATCAATACATATGATGGATTTGTTAAAACTGTTGTTAGTGAGAAAGGAACCCGTGATGGCATGAAACTG TTGAAACTTATGCAACAAAGGAACTTGAAGCCATATGATTCAACTTTTGCAACACTTGCAATTGGATTCAGCAGAGATTTAGAACTGGATTTAGCTGAGGCTTTACTGGATCAAATATCTAGAAATCGACATCTACATCCTTACAATGCTTTTCTTGCAGCCTGTGACATGACA GATCAACCTGAACGTGCAGTTCCTATACTAGCGAAAATGAAACGCCTAAAAGTCCGGCCAGATATCAGGACTTATGAACttcttttttcattgtttggtAATGTGAATGCTCCATATGAAGAGGGCAATATACTGTCTCAGGTGGATTCTTCTAAAAGGATAAATGCTATAGAAATGCATATGGCCAAAAATGGTATTCAACACAGTCAATTGTCAATGAAGAACTTG CTGAAAGCACTTGGAACAGAAGGGATGATAAGAGAGCTGATCCAGTATCTACGTGTAGCAGAGAACCTCTTTCGTCATAATGGCACTTGTTTGGGGACACCTATTTATAACGTAGTGTTGCATTCACTTGTTAAAGCTGAGGAA AGTCACAGGGCAATAGAAAtattcaaaaacatgaaattgtGTGGATTCCAGCCTAATGCTGCAACTTATAGTATAATGATCGAATGCTGTAGTGTTATAAGGTGTTTTAAATCTGCTTGTGCACTAGTTTCCTTGATGTTGCGTGATGGATATTATCCAGAGACTTTGGTGTACACTTCTCTCATAAAG ATACTGTTGAAAGATGGAGATTTTGATGGAGCTTTGAATCTCTTAGATCAAGCCAATTTAGAAGATATTCAACTCGACATACTTTTATACAATACCATTCTTTATAAAGCTCATGAAGAG GCAACTATGCATGGCTTTGGTATGATTATTATTTCTATATTAGCTCAG GAGAAGATCCAGCCTGATCCATCAACATGCCATTATGTGTTCTCTGCATATGTGGACGCCGGATTTCATGGCACAGCAATGGAAGCTTTGCAGGTTCTGAGCATGCGGATGATATCTGAAGACGATCATCAAGATATGCGGACAAAATTTGAGGAGGAATTCATTCTTGACGAAGGCTTGGAAGCTGAGTCGCGGATAATCCAGTTATTCAAAGATTCAGATGAGTATCTGGCTGTTGCCCTGTTAAATCTTAGATGGTGTGCTATTTTAGGTTTCCCAATTCATTGGTCACCTAATCAAAGTTTATGGGTCAGAAAACTCGCAACTAGTTATGATGCGAGAACCAGCTACGCCAACTAG
- the LOC119989653 gene encoding pentatricopeptide repeat-containing protein At1g76280 isoform X5: protein MVCYFRGYRGDLTKTAQMQIVSALRLGERSRASSLLLDLGHGNHALRADDFVDILSYCASSPDPLFVMETWQIMKEKNISLNSLCYMHMMEALCKGGYLDEAFNLINILGESHSICGILPVYNSFLRACAKMRSIIHANQCLHVMEQRMVGKNESTYPELVELAVWQQDLSTVHEIWRDYIKHYSPGILCLQKFIWSFSRLRDLKSAYETLQHMVVLAIRGNHFVERTVEGRFYSSRLDIPIPSSGELSSEKFNLENTELEDYASEVNHCSSLKSAVETVGMGVLSNHMSWPAKSLVRRSFNDVIHACAKTKECGLAEQLMLQMQSLGLQPSINTYDGFVKTVVSEKGTRDGMKLLKLMQQRNLKPYDSTFATLAIGFSRDLELDLAEALLDQISRNRHLHPYNAFLAACDMTDQPERAVPILAKMKRLKVRPDIRTYELLFSLFGNVNAPYEEGNILSQVDSSKRINAIEMHMAKNGIQHSQLSMKNLLKALGTEGMIRELIQYLRVAENLFRHNGTCLGTPIYNVVLHSLVKAEESHRAIEIFKNMKLCGFQPNAATYSIMIECCSVIRCFKSACALVSLMLRDGYYPETLVYTSLIKILLKDGDFDGALNLLDQANLEDIQLDILLYNTILYKAHEEATMHGFGMIIISILAQEKIQPDPSTCHYVFSAYVDAGFHGTAMEALQVLSMRMISEDDHQDMRTKFEEEFILDEGLEAESRIIQLFKDSDEYLAVALLNLRWCAILGFPIHWSPNQSLWVRKLATSYDARTSYAN, encoded by the exons ATGG TTTGTTATTTTAGAGGGTATCGAGGAGATCTGACAAAGACTGCGCAGATGCAGATTGTTAGTGCACTTCGCTTAGGTGAGAGAAGTAGAGCATCCAGCTTGCTTTTAGATCTTGGCCATGGTAACCATGCACTAAGAGCtgatgattttgttgatataCTTAGCTACTGTGCGAGCTCACCTGATCCTTTG TTTGTCATGGAGACTTGGCAAATAATGAAGGAGAAAAATATCAGCCTGAATAGCTTATGCTACATGCATATGATGGAGGCTTTATGTAAAGGGGGTTACTTGGATGAG GCATTTAATTTGATCAACATTCTCGGAGAAAGTCACAGCATCTGTGGTATTCTGCCTGTGTATAATAGTTTCTTACGAGCTTGTGCGAAAATGCGAAGTATTATTCATGCCAACCAATGTCTACATGTGATGGAGCAGCGAATGGTGGGGAAGAATGAAAGTACTTATCCAGAGCTTGTCGAG ctTGCAGTTTGGCAGCAAGACTTGTCTACTGTCCATGAAATTTGGAGGGACTATATCAAGCATTACAGTCCGGGAATTTTGTGTCTTCAAAAGTTTATTTGGTCCTTCTCAAGGTTGAGAGATTTAAAATCtgcatatgaaacattgcaacATATGGTTGTATTGGCCATTAGGGGGAACCATTTTGTGGAAAGGACTGTTGAAGGAAGGTTTTATTCTTCAAGATTGGATATTCCAATACCTTCAAGTGGTGAATTAAGCTCAGAGAAATTCAACTTGGAGAACACTGAGTTGGAGGATTATGCTAGCGAGGTAAATCACTGCTCCTCCTTAAAAAGTGCAGTTGAGACTGTTGGCATGGGTGTGCTGAGCAATCATATGAGCTGGCCCGCCAAAAGCCTTGTGAGACGGTCTTTCAATGATGTGATACATGCATgtgcaaaaacaaaagaatgtgGACTGGCAGAGCAGTTAATGCTGCAG ATGCAAAGTCTTGGGTTGCAACCATCAATCAATACATATGATGGATTTGTTAAAACTGTTGTTAGTGAGAAAGGAACCCGTGATGGCATGAAACTG TTGAAACTTATGCAACAAAGGAACTTGAAGCCATATGATTCAACTTTTGCAACACTTGCAATTGGATTCAGCAGAGATTTAGAACTGGATTTAGCTGAGGCTTTACTGGATCAAATATCTAGAAATCGACATCTACATCCTTACAATGCTTTTCTTGCAGCCTGTGACATGACA GATCAACCTGAACGTGCAGTTCCTATACTAGCGAAAATGAAACGCCTAAAAGTCCGGCCAGATATCAGGACTTATGAACttcttttttcattgtttggtAATGTGAATGCTCCATATGAAGAGGGCAATATACTGTCTCAGGTGGATTCTTCTAAAAGGATAAATGCTATAGAAATGCATATGGCCAAAAATGGTATTCAACACAGTCAATTGTCAATGAAGAACTTG CTGAAAGCACTTGGAACAGAAGGGATGATAAGAGAGCTGATCCAGTATCTACGTGTAGCAGAGAACCTCTTTCGTCATAATGGCACTTGTTTGGGGACACCTATTTATAACGTAGTGTTGCATTCACTTGTTAAAGCTGAGGAA AGTCACAGGGCAATAGAAAtattcaaaaacatgaaattgtGTGGATTCCAGCCTAATGCTGCAACTTATAGTATAATGATCGAATGCTGTAGTGTTATAAGGTGTTTTAAATCTGCTTGTGCACTAGTTTCCTTGATGTTGCGTGATGGATATTATCCAGAGACTTTGGTGTACACTTCTCTCATAAAG ATACTGTTGAAAGATGGAGATTTTGATGGAGCTTTGAATCTCTTAGATCAAGCCAATTTAGAAGATATTCAACTCGACATACTTTTATACAATACCATTCTTTATAAAGCTCATGAAGAG GCAACTATGCATGGCTTTGGTATGATTATTATTTCTATATTAGCTCAG GAGAAGATCCAGCCTGATCCATCAACATGCCATTATGTGTTCTCTGCATATGTGGACGCCGGATTTCATGGCACAGCAATGGAAGCTTTGCAGGTTCTGAGCATGCGGATGATATCTGAAGACGATCATCAAGATATGCGGACAAAATTTGAGGAGGAATTCATTCTTGACGAAGGCTTGGAAGCTGAGTCGCGGATAATCCAGTTATTCAAAGATTCAGATGAGTATCTGGCTGTTGCCCTGTTAAATCTTAGATGGTGTGCTATTTTAGGTTTCCCAATTCATTGGTCACCTAATCAAAGTTTATGGGTCAGAAAACTCGCAACTAGTTATGATGCGAGAACCAGCTACGCCAACTAG
- the LOC119989653 gene encoding pentatricopeptide repeat-containing protein At1g76280 isoform X3: MHRPVWKLRSITDSFAKSKSKSQHGLGNVADKVGVSRFVSTSTGVCYFRGYRGDLTKTAQMQIVSALRLGERSRASSLLLDLGHGNHALRADDFVDILSYCASSPDPLFVMETWQIMKEKNISLNSLCYMHMMEALCKGGYLDEAFNLINILGESHSICGILPVYNSFLRACAKMRSIIHANQCLHVMEQRMVGKNESTYPELVELAVWQQDLSTVHEIWRDYIKHYSPGILCLQKFIWSFSRLRDLKSAYETLQHMVVLAIRGNHFVERTVEGRFYSSRLDIPIPSSGELSSEKFNLENTELEDYASEVNHCSSLKSAVETVGMGVLSNHMSWPAKSLVRRSFNDVIHACAKTKECGLAEQLMLQMQSLGLQPSINTYDGFVKTVVSEKGTRDGMKLLKLMQQRNLKPYDSTFATLAIGFSRDLELDLAEALLDQISRNRHLHPYNAFLAACDMTDQPERAVPILAKMKRLKVRPDIRTYELLFSLFGNVNAPYEEGNILSQVDSSKRINAIEMHMAKNGIQHSQLSMKNLLKALGTEGMIRELIQYLRVAENLFRHNGTCLGTPIYNVVLHSLVKAEESHRAIEIFKNMKLCGFQPNAATYSIMIECCSVIRCFKSACALVSLMLRDGYYPETLVYTSLIKILLKDGDFDGALNLLDQANLEDIQLDILLYNTILYKAHEEATMHGFGMIIISILAQEKIQPDPSTCHYVFSAYVDAGFHGTAMEALQVLSMRMISEDDHQDMRTKFEEEFILDEGLEAESRIIQLFKDSDEYLAVALLNLRWCAILGFPIHWSPNQSLWVRKLATSYDARTSYAN; the protein is encoded by the exons ATGCATAGACCTGT GTGGAAGTTACGGTCAATTACGGATTCATTTGCTAAATCAAAATCGAAGTCACAGCAT GGACTAGGAAATGTCGCAGATAAAGTGGGCGTGTCTCGATTTGTTTCAACCTCAACTGGTG TTTGTTATTTTAGAGGGTATCGAGGAGATCTGACAAAGACTGCGCAGATGCAGATTGTTAGTGCACTTCGCTTAGGTGAGAGAAGTAGAGCATCCAGCTTGCTTTTAGATCTTGGCCATGGTAACCATGCACTAAGAGCtgatgattttgttgatataCTTAGCTACTGTGCGAGCTCACCTGATCCTTTG TTTGTCATGGAGACTTGGCAAATAATGAAGGAGAAAAATATCAGCCTGAATAGCTTATGCTACATGCATATGATGGAGGCTTTATGTAAAGGGGGTTACTTGGATGAG GCATTTAATTTGATCAACATTCTCGGAGAAAGTCACAGCATCTGTGGTATTCTGCCTGTGTATAATAGTTTCTTACGAGCTTGTGCGAAAATGCGAAGTATTATTCATGCCAACCAATGTCTACATGTGATGGAGCAGCGAATGGTGGGGAAGAATGAAAGTACTTATCCAGAGCTTGTCGAG ctTGCAGTTTGGCAGCAAGACTTGTCTACTGTCCATGAAATTTGGAGGGACTATATCAAGCATTACAGTCCGGGAATTTTGTGTCTTCAAAAGTTTATTTGGTCCTTCTCAAGGTTGAGAGATTTAAAATCtgcatatgaaacattgcaacATATGGTTGTATTGGCCATTAGGGGGAACCATTTTGTGGAAAGGACTGTTGAAGGAAGGTTTTATTCTTCAAGATTGGATATTCCAATACCTTCAAGTGGTGAATTAAGCTCAGAGAAATTCAACTTGGAGAACACTGAGTTGGAGGATTATGCTAGCGAGGTAAATCACTGCTCCTCCTTAAAAAGTGCAGTTGAGACTGTTGGCATGGGTGTGCTGAGCAATCATATGAGCTGGCCCGCCAAAAGCCTTGTGAGACGGTCTTTCAATGATGTGATACATGCATgtgcaaaaacaaaagaatgtgGACTGGCAGAGCAGTTAATGCTGCAG ATGCAAAGTCTTGGGTTGCAACCATCAATCAATACATATGATGGATTTGTTAAAACTGTTGTTAGTGAGAAAGGAACCCGTGATGGCATGAAACTG TTGAAACTTATGCAACAAAGGAACTTGAAGCCATATGATTCAACTTTTGCAACACTTGCAATTGGATTCAGCAGAGATTTAGAACTGGATTTAGCTGAGGCTTTACTGGATCAAATATCTAGAAATCGACATCTACATCCTTACAATGCTTTTCTTGCAGCCTGTGACATGACA GATCAACCTGAACGTGCAGTTCCTATACTAGCGAAAATGAAACGCCTAAAAGTCCGGCCAGATATCAGGACTTATGAACttcttttttcattgtttggtAATGTGAATGCTCCATATGAAGAGGGCAATATACTGTCTCAGGTGGATTCTTCTAAAAGGATAAATGCTATAGAAATGCATATGGCCAAAAATGGTATTCAACACAGTCAATTGTCAATGAAGAACTTG CTGAAAGCACTTGGAACAGAAGGGATGATAAGAGAGCTGATCCAGTATCTACGTGTAGCAGAGAACCTCTTTCGTCATAATGGCACTTGTTTGGGGACACCTATTTATAACGTAGTGTTGCATTCACTTGTTAAAGCTGAGGAA AGTCACAGGGCAATAGAAAtattcaaaaacatgaaattgtGTGGATTCCAGCCTAATGCTGCAACTTATAGTATAATGATCGAATGCTGTAGTGTTATAAGGTGTTTTAAATCTGCTTGTGCACTAGTTTCCTTGATGTTGCGTGATGGATATTATCCAGAGACTTTGGTGTACACTTCTCTCATAAAG ATACTGTTGAAAGATGGAGATTTTGATGGAGCTTTGAATCTCTTAGATCAAGCCAATTTAGAAGATATTCAACTCGACATACTTTTATACAATACCATTCTTTATAAAGCTCATGAAGAG GCAACTATGCATGGCTTTGGTATGATTATTATTTCTATATTAGCTCAG GAGAAGATCCAGCCTGATCCATCAACATGCCATTATGTGTTCTCTGCATATGTGGACGCCGGATTTCATGGCACAGCAATGGAAGCTTTGCAGGTTCTGAGCATGCGGATGATATCTGAAGACGATCATCAAGATATGCGGACAAAATTTGAGGAGGAATTCATTCTTGACGAAGGCTTGGAAGCTGAGTCGCGGATAATCCAGTTATTCAAAGATTCAGATGAGTATCTGGCTGTTGCCCTGTTAAATCTTAGATGGTGTGCTATTTTAGGTTTCCCAATTCATTGGTCACCTAATCAAAGTTTATGGGTCAGAAAACTCGCAACTAGTTATGATGCGAGAACCAGCTACGCCAACTAG